Proteins co-encoded in one Natrinema sp. CBA1119 genomic window:
- a CDS encoding methylmalonyl-CoA mutase produces the protein MFDEQELADISQQRESWEEDTLEPFLERGERKERFATVSNHEIDRLYTANDIADLDFDEDLGFPGEPPYTRGPYPTMYRGRTWTMRQFAGFGTAEETNERFHYLIDEGQTGLSTAFDMPSLMGLDSDHPMSEGEVGKEGVAVDTLRDMEILFDGIDISDVSTSFTINPSAAVIYAMYIALADQQGIPRDEVKGTLQNDMLKEFIAQKEWVIPPDPSLKIVTDTIEFAVDETPNFHPISISGYHIREAGSTAAQEAAFTLADGFAYVEDCLERGLEVDEFAPLLSFFFNSHNSIFEEIAKFRASRRIYARIMDERYDAEQPESKRLKFHTQTAGQSLTAQQPLNNIVRVTIQALGGVLGGTQSLHTNSFDEALALPSEKAVRVALRTQQIIADESGAADIVDPMGGSFAIEKLTNEMEAEILSYIEEIEEIGNGSIRDGVLAGIDQGYFQREIGEASYEYQQRVEHGEEVVVGVNKFTIEEDTSPDTLQIDETTRERQLDRLERVKDERNNEEVDATLSALSDAIENQENVMPYIVDAVKAYVSMGEIMQVFEDHHGAYQEELSPV, from the coding sequence ATGTTCGACGAGCAAGAACTGGCGGATATTTCCCAGCAACGGGAGTCGTGGGAGGAAGATACGCTCGAACCGTTTCTGGAACGTGGCGAACGTAAAGAGCGGTTTGCGACGGTTTCAAACCACGAGATCGATCGCCTCTACACGGCGAACGACATCGCCGATCTCGATTTCGACGAGGACCTCGGCTTCCCCGGCGAGCCGCCGTACACTCGGGGACCGTATCCGACCATGTACCGCGGACGCACGTGGACAATGCGACAGTTCGCGGGTTTCGGGACCGCCGAGGAGACCAACGAGCGGTTTCACTACCTCATCGACGAGGGGCAAACGGGGCTCTCGACTGCCTTCGACATGCCGTCGCTAATGGGTCTCGACTCGGACCATCCGATGAGCGAAGGCGAGGTCGGCAAGGAAGGTGTCGCCGTCGATACCCTTCGTGACATGGAAATCCTCTTCGACGGGATCGACATTAGCGACGTGTCGACCTCGTTCACGATCAACCCTTCGGCGGCTGTCATCTATGCGATGTACATTGCACTGGCCGACCAGCAGGGCATCCCCCGTGACGAAGTCAAGGGGACCCTTCAGAACGACATGCTCAAAGAGTTCATCGCCCAAAAGGAGTGGGTTATCCCCCCCGATCCCTCCCTCAAAATCGTCACGGACACGATCGAGTTCGCCGTCGACGAAACGCCGAATTTTCACCCGATTTCCATCTCCGGCTATCACATCCGTGAAGCCGGATCGACCGCCGCTCAGGAGGCCGCGTTCACGCTCGCAGACGGGTTCGCATACGTGGAGGACTGCCTCGAACGCGGGCTCGAGGTCGACGAGTTCGCGCCGCTACTCTCGTTTTTCTTCAACTCCCACAACTCCATATTCGAAGAGATCGCAAAATTTCGGGCCTCACGTCGCATCTATGCCCGCATAATGGACGAACGGTATGACGCAGAACAACCTGAATCGAAACGGCTGAAATTCCACACACAGACGGCGGGCCAATCGCTGACCGCCCAGCAGCCCCTGAACAATATCGTCCGCGTCACCATTCAGGCGCTGGGCGGCGTCCTCGGCGGAACCCAGTCGCTGCACACCAACAGCTTCGATGAGGCACTGGCGCTTCCGAGCGAGAAGGCGGTCCGCGTCGCCCTGCGGACACAGCAGATCATCGCCGACGAATCCGGCGCAGCCGACATCGTCGATCCGATGGGCGGCAGTTTCGCGATCGAGAAACTCACAAACGAGATGGAAGCCGAAATACTGTCGTACATCGAGGAGATCGAGGAAATCGGCAACGGCTCGATCCGTGACGGAGTCCTCGCCGGCATCGACCAGGGGTACTTCCAGCGCGAGATCGGTGAGGCGAGTTACGAGTACCAACAGCGCGTCGAACACGGCGAGGAAGTCGTCGTCGGCGTCAACAAGTTCACCATCGAGGAGGACACCTCGCCGGATACCCTCCAGATCGACGAAACGACTCGTGAGCGTCAACTCGATCGGCTCGAGCGTGTCAAAGACGAACGCAACAACGAGGAAGTCGACGCGACGCTGTCGGCGCTGTCTGACGCCATCGAAAACCAGGAAAACGTCATGCCGTACATCGTTGACGCGGTAAAAGCGTACGTCTCGATGGGCGAAATCATGCAGGTGTTCGAGGATCACCACGGTGCATATCAGGAGGAACTCTCACCCGTCTGA
- a CDS encoding cobalamin B12-binding domain-containing protein: MSAGSDQQSIRCMVAKVGLDGHDRGAHVIARAFRDAGFEVIYSGLHKAPEEIVQAAVQEDVDILGVSILSGAHDTLVPKIMDGLEEYGAMENTLVLVGGVIPEEDRAALEAAGISAIFGPGTSVEETIEFVRENTSE, encoded by the coding sequence ATGAGTGCTGGCAGCGATCAGCAAAGTATTCGGTGTATGGTTGCAAAAGTCGGGCTCGACGGTCACGACCGCGGAGCTCACGTTATTGCACGCGCCTTTCGTGACGCCGGGTTCGAAGTCATCTACTCCGGACTGCACAAAGCACCCGAAGAGATCGTCCAGGCTGCCGTCCAAGAAGACGTCGATATCCTCGGAGTCTCCATTCTCTCGGGCGCTCACGACACGCTCGTTCCAAAGATCATGGACGGCCTCGAGGAGTACGGGGCAATGGAGAACACGCTCGTCCTCGTCGGCGGCGTGATCCCCGAAGAGGATCGCGCCGCACTCGAGGCAGCGGGCATTTCGGCAATCTTCGGCCCCGGGACATCGGTCGAGGAGACGATCGAGTTCGTTCGCGAGAACACATCTGAGTGA
- a CDS encoding IS4 family transposase → MTEAVHSQTQRSSRQTRSEEYSQSPTTASKFYSLLDEVDSEFIADQFKIGKYTAKHDFENHLKIGVFEGIHPSDSLAELAEKTATHNQLEEMAASTFSRHTNDRDYRAVVRVLFGLLHSSQLYHQRNVQRKRLERLDRAVVALDGTNLALTRSVTIPSEFDDDEVIDEINPGNWGLKLNLAARVDGHAKQPLGVSVTAGETREPTQFDHLQDDVEVFADLDSPIHVFDRGYLDYDRFCALKEREKDFVCLLQSDSRVDVLEEIQDIDITDEAGTRHVRDELIELAETGETFRRILFEDVDGEEIAYLTTLSSANYDPIDVMNIYTLRTLIEILFRELKQYTNIENFHSQSVNGVLFELFCTLIGYVLIEWFRHCHPLRGGVPEAIRLIRTRWNQSLPVYG, encoded by the coding sequence ATGACAGAAGCAGTTCATTCTCAGACACAGCGTTCTTCGCGTCAGACCCGATCCGAGGAGTACAGTCAGTCACCAACGACCGCAAGTAAATTTTACTCGTTGCTCGACGAAGTCGACAGCGAGTTCATCGCCGACCAGTTCAAGATCGGCAAGTACACTGCCAAGCACGACTTTGAGAATCATCTCAAGATCGGTGTCTTCGAAGGGATTCACCCGTCTGATTCACTCGCTGAACTGGCCGAGAAGACGGCCACGCATAATCAACTGGAAGAAATGGCTGCGTCGACGTTCTCCCGGCATACGAACGACCGCGACTATCGCGCGGTCGTTCGTGTCCTCTTTGGGCTACTCCATTCATCGCAGCTGTATCACCAACGTAATGTCCAGCGTAAGCGGTTGGAACGGCTCGATCGAGCAGTCGTCGCTCTCGATGGAACAAATCTAGCTCTCACTAGATCAGTTACTATTCCGAGTGAATTTGATGATGACGAAGTCATTGACGAGATCAACCCAGGTAACTGGGGTCTCAAACTCAATCTTGCTGCACGTGTGGACGGACACGCCAAGCAGCCTCTTGGCGTGTCCGTCACAGCGGGTGAGACACGTGAACCAACCCAGTTCGATCATCTCCAAGACGACGTCGAGGTCTTCGCAGACCTCGACTCGCCGATTCACGTGTTCGATCGTGGCTATCTTGATTATGACCGCTTCTGTGCGTTGAAAGAGCGGGAAAAGGACTTCGTGTGTTTATTGCAATCAGATTCTCGGGTCGATGTCCTGGAGGAAATCCAGGACATCGACATCACTGACGAAGCAGGAACGCGCCACGTACGTGACGAACTGATTGAACTCGCCGAGACCGGCGAAACGTTTCGACGGATCCTGTTTGAGGACGTGGACGGAGAGGAGATAGCGTATCTAACAACGCTATCTTCTGCAAATTACGATCCCATAGATGTGATGAATATCTACACACTTCGGACATTGATCGAGATTCTGTTCCGAGAGTTGAAGCAGTATACGAACATCGAGAATTTCCACTCACAATCGGTGAACGGTGTGTTGTTCGAGCTGTTCTGTACATTGATTGGTTACGTCCTGATCGAATGGTTCCGGCACTGCCACCCCCTTCGGGGTGGCGTGCCGGAAGCGATCCGTCTCATCCGTACACGCTGGAATCAGTCGCTTCCCGTGTACGGGTGA